One segment of Streptomyces sp. YIM 121038 DNA contains the following:
- a CDS encoding ABC transporter permease — protein MTATTATASATQASRPSRQIHTFRAIMWRDVFVALRQFPTFIGQAIIQPFFTLFVFGVLLSDAGYVDGDYSSVLLPGVLALNGFLGGMQNTALPLVVDFSYTREIEDRLLSPISLRLVAVEKILFGALYGFVASLMMTPVGMVLLDLSWPISRTVPALGIAALGALAGASIGLCLGTSVSSDKVDVMFTLVLMPLLFTGSTQFPLVALDEVRWFQVICGANPLSYASEGMRAVTSPNVEHVPLPITLIVLVGSIALFAAIGIRGFLRRAQS, from the coding sequence ATGACAGCGACGACTGCGACAGCTTCGGCGACTCAGGCTTCGCGGCCCTCGCGCCAGATACACACCTTCCGCGCCATCATGTGGCGCGATGTGTTCGTCGCCCTGCGCCAGTTCCCCACGTTCATCGGCCAGGCCATCATCCAGCCGTTCTTCACGCTGTTCGTGTTCGGCGTGCTGCTGAGCGACGCGGGCTATGTGGACGGCGACTACAGCTCCGTGCTGCTGCCCGGTGTGCTCGCCCTGAACGGATTCCTCGGCGGCATGCAGAACACGGCGCTGCCGCTCGTCGTGGACTTCTCGTACACGCGTGAGATCGAGGACCGGCTCCTTTCGCCCATCTCGTTGCGTCTGGTGGCCGTGGAGAAGATCCTTTTCGGTGCGCTGTACGGATTCGTGGCGTCGCTGATGATGACGCCGGTCGGCATGGTGCTCCTGGACCTGTCGTGGCCGATCAGCCGGACGGTGCCCGCCCTCGGGATCGCCGCGCTCGGCGCGCTCGCCGGGGCGTCGATCGGCCTGTGCCTGGGGACGTCCGTGAGCAGCGACAAGGTGGACGTGATGTTCACGCTCGTCCTGATGCCGCTGCTGTTCACGGGCTCGACGCAGTTCCCGCTCGTGGCGCTCGACGAGGTCCGCTGGTTCCAGGTGATCTGCGGCGCCAACCCGCTGTCGTACGCCAGTGAGGGCATGCGGGCGGTGACGTCGCCGAACGTGGAGCACGTGCCGCTGCCGATCACGCTGATCGTGCTCGTCGGTTCGATCGCGC
- a CDS encoding ABC transporter ATP-binding protein, whose protein sequence is MKQYAANARRVVDGLSFEVHRGEVFGLLGPNGAGKSTTVGMMTTRVRPTSGEVLIDGVDVVARPREAKRVLAVVPQRNNLDRSLSVRQNLLFHATYHGIPRAERRRRADELLEQMGLADYRKSKVDDMSGGQVQRVMIARALIHRPSVLFLDEPATGLDPQARLFVHERVAELAERGVTVVVTTHDMDEAAKLCDRVGIVDRGTLLALDTPEGLGTLLPAHSTLALTVRSAQGPAPVAKLLADLPGVRQVDEVDPEAPPADACRFRIYTDTEPVEALQPALAALTERDYRVTDVGIGKVSLEDVFLHLTGKNLR, encoded by the coding sequence GTGAAACAGTACGCGGCCAACGCACGCCGCGTGGTCGACGGTCTGAGCTTCGAGGTGCACCGGGGTGAGGTCTTCGGCCTGCTCGGTCCCAACGGCGCGGGCAAGAGCACGACGGTGGGCATGATGACCACCCGGGTGCGGCCCACGTCGGGCGAGGTCCTGATCGACGGCGTGGACGTCGTCGCACGGCCGAGAGAGGCGAAGCGGGTGCTCGCGGTGGTGCCGCAGCGCAACAACCTCGACCGCTCGCTCTCGGTGCGGCAGAACCTGCTCTTCCACGCCACCTATCACGGCATCCCGCGTGCCGAGCGGCGGCGCAGGGCCGATGAGCTCCTGGAGCAGATGGGCCTGGCCGACTACCGCAAGTCGAAGGTCGACGACATGTCCGGCGGGCAGGTGCAGCGCGTGATGATCGCGCGGGCGCTGATCCACCGGCCGAGCGTGCTGTTCCTGGACGAGCCCGCGACCGGACTCGACCCGCAGGCGCGCCTGTTCGTGCACGAGCGGGTCGCCGAACTCGCCGAGCGCGGCGTGACGGTGGTCGTCACCACCCACGACATGGACGAGGCCGCCAAGCTCTGCGACCGCGTCGGCATCGTGGACCGGGGCACCCTGCTCGCCCTGGACACCCCCGAGGGCCTGGGCACGCTGCTGCCCGCGCACTCGACGCTCGCCCTGACGGTGCGCTCCGCGCAGGGCCCGGCGCCAGTGGCCAAGCTGCTCGCCGATCTGCCGGGGGTGCGCCAGGTCGACGAGGTCGACCCGGAGGCGCCGCCCGCGGACGCCTGCCGGTTCCGCATCTACACGGACACCGAGCCGGTCGAGGCGCTGCAGCCGGCGCTCGCCGCGCTCACCGAACGGGACTACCGGGTCACGGATGTCGGCATCGGAAAGGTCTCCCTGGAAGACGTTTTCCTCCACCTCACCGGAAAGAATCTGCGATGA